In Carassius gibelio isolate Cgi1373 ecotype wild population from Czech Republic chromosome A10, carGib1.2-hapl.c, whole genome shotgun sequence, the DNA window caaaattaatgttatggagtggccagcccaatctccagaccttaatccaattgagaacttgtggggtgatatcaaaaatgctgtttctgaagcaaaaccaagaaatgtgaatgaattgtggaatgttgttaaagaatcatggagtggaataacagctgagaggtgccacaagttggttgactccatgccacacagatgtcaagcagttttaaaaaactgtggtcgtacaactaaatattagtttagtgattcacaggattgctaaatcccagaaaaaaaaaatgtttgtacaaaatagttttgagtttgtacagtcaaaggtagacactgctatttttttgaacacacccctttcaactaattgcccaattgcacagccttaagagcgtgcatatcatgaatgctgggtcttgtttgttttctgacaatctactgaacctactggtaacttgtttgccacgtagcaataaaaaatatactaaaaaccttgattattctggttagtcacattgtactgctattattttgaacaaaactgtatatatatatatatatatatatatatatatatattgaattaggGCCCAGGTTGACTGGTTCAGAGCTTTAGAAATGAACCAGTGTGAGTGGGAACCAGATGGACAGTGTCTTAGAAGGTCGTTCATTATCATGATTGTTCCTTTCCCGTGTAGTTTTAAGAAGGGCTCTCTTTGTTGAAATAATGCTTTGATGATGACATGCTTTGTCTGAATGGGTGTGATATCTAATTCTAGAAAACGATGAGGTGACGAGATCTTTTTCTCACGAAGACTGCATACCTGAAACCACATAAACTAAAAAAGGATATTGAGAGTTTATGTGCGTGTATTTTATGAAATCCACATGAATAGTTTAGACAACTAATACTGCTTTTATTGTCTGTTTTAGGAAGGTATTATGATGCTCTTCGTTTCtttcaatacataaaatataatagttcAGAGCTCTGAAATTGGAATACAGGCTATTTAATTTTTGGACCGGATTTCATCGTCCTTTTGAGAAAAGAAGATGCGTATATAATTATTCTCAACCAGTTATTTACTGTATTACTATTTTgttctataataaaaataaatcatttaattttattatagaaatgtaatttataaccAGGCATTTTCTTCAACAAATGAACCATAAATCTGTTAGAATAGACTTTATTAGTGTGACATAATGTAGAATAGACCATGTGTTTCATTAAGTCCTGTTTTATAACTTGACCATCTTTTGTCTTCAAGAGGACATATTTTTGTTACTTATTGCTTTGTTATAATGACACAGTTAAGTGCAGCCTGATACACAGTGATATAATGCATTTATAGAATATAACTCTATGCAAAAGCCAAGTTAATGCTATATGAGCAGCAAGATCTCTTAGTATTCCAGACATGTTACCTGATACTGAACTTACAATGATCTTCTTAAAACTCCTCGTGTTCCTCATCTGGTGTCTCTTTTTTGGTGCCCTCCCTCACTCCTAGAAAGGGGCCAGTATAAATAGATATATCATCAtcaaacacagagagaaagacagcaaAAAGAGAGAAGGTGACCAAGGTAATACATACATCTTTATGATTTAAGTTCTAGTCTGAATTTAAGTCCTAATATtgatgctatttatttattttgtatgtttttattttcaaattgtgTAAAATTTGATTTAGTTATGTATTTGCATTTTTTCCACTGACAGATTTTAAGGTAATACGTATCACATTTTTAAGTTCACTGATCTCTGatttggttaatggtcacataaCATGTaggtaaacaaattattattattattattattattattattattattattattattattttgtttgttttttatcttgattgttgttatttataaatgatttattttaatttttactttttttataatttaattattcgcTTTTAATTAAACTCACAACCCCCCCCGTAGTTCCATTACCACTCAGAAATCTTGACATAATGTAATTTTTGGTGCCCATCATAATGTAAATAACAAGAAATgtaaagataaatatatatatatatatatatatatatatatatatatatatatatatatatatatatatattgcatgtttATATCAAAATGTACAAGATTAtcgtatttaaataaatatgtaaatgagtaATATAAAGTATTAGAAAAAAGTCAAcctatttaatatatgtatttttatgttgtttaaaacAGGAGTCAGAAGTCCTTTGTTTGCGCTCTCCTTCATCAAAATCTAAAAAACGTGTGACCTGGCAGTGACATTAGATTCAACTGAATTGCTGCATTCAGTGCTTGTTGGTGAAACCTGAACACAGAACAGAAAGCCTGCGTGATCAGATTGTAAGTAggtgtttttgcttttaaatgtgtttttgagttAATCAAGGTCAAGGTGATAATGTGATGATGCGTGGGATTTTCCCTGCAGCCAGAGCATCATGTGGCCGTTCCTCCTAGTGTGTCAGCTCGTCCTGATTCTCCAGTCAGAGGCTCAGAGTCCCTGCCTCACCCACCCAACATTCAGAAACCCGGGTCAGTCCACACATTCATGTgtcctctcctcttctcctcttcctctttatACATCCTTAATTCACTCTTCAGGATCTCACCTTTCATATCCTTTGGAACCACAAAGGAAACCAAGACCGCCCAGCAATTTGAGGAGTGTACTCTCTTTAACATGaagtattattttaatgatgtgtcCTCCTTTTCGTTATGGTTCATGTGGTTTTAAATGTCCTAGCAgcataaaaagaacatcatataTTTCCATACCAAAGATTTACAAGCAATAAACTTCATAAGAGGTTACTGTGacaactgttttatttatttgtatatttttttatttttttttacagacagcTCTGATATCACAGTTGTGTGTGGCACAAACAGGATGGATTTGCTGATTTTGCTGTGCCCCATGTACTTCTATGGATACAACGAATCGTTGGTGGCTCTCAATGGTCAGTTCGGCAAACCTGAGTGCAGAGGAACCGCTGACTGGACCGTCGACCCACCTGTAGTGAAATTCCAGTTCTACATCACTGAACCGTACATATCTGTCTGCTCCAATAAGCTAACGGTATGAGACATGTTTCagcaaatgtaataaaaataataggtgtcataataaatcataatacttttatacaataatacattatacacacacacacacatgcatacatacatagaAGGCTATTTGGTTAAACGTTATTGTCAATGTATATTTGGGAAACTACTATAAATTGTATATGTTGTTAAATTAGTtacttttatgctttttatagtctgttttccttttattctgccatggaaaaaataaaaaaatacttaagttaTACTTAATTAATCAATCCCAACCCAATTTCTGTTGCAGTAAACTTTCTGGTTTATCTGAAGTTGCCTTGCAGTATATATGTTTCTTTGATATTCTAAAGGTGTATATCTCGTGTAATCTAACAGATCACCCAAGAGATTGGATCTGGGCTGTTCTCAGACTTCTCTAGTGTTCAGTCTGTGAACATCTCTGGAGCGGTCAATACTCAGGACTTGAATGCTGGAACCATCACATACAAGCAGGAGATGAAATACCTCTTTTCCTGTAGATACCCACTGCAGTACTTGGTCAACAACACGGAGATCAGTGTGTGAGTGGAGTGAACTTGAACAGTGAGGTCCAACAGTCTGAGACCGCACTAAAAAACCTGggatttatggaaaaaaaaagaaaaaagaaaaaaaaaagtcattttaaaccatgaaattaagaataaatgttttaagttCACTAATCAAATAAGCAACTTTGTGATCTGAATGTTATACAAACGGTCAGATGTTCTTCCTTGCATCCAActtctacaaaaatacaaatttgatgaataaaaagtgtttaaataaaagtgttttcagTGATCTCAGACTTTTGGCTTCCGCTGTATGTCTTGATATGTGAAATGTGTCCAGTCTAAATGAATTACGGATCATTCACACACAAACCTGTGTTGTTCTGCAGATCTGGAGTGAGTTTGGCTATTAAAGACAATAATGGTAGTTTCATCAGCACTCTGAGAATGGTTCTTTTTGAGGTATCATATGTTCCTTTGGCTCTGTTTCGCAAAACACATTATTGACAATAACATGAGGGAGTTATTGAAACTTGCCAGCTGCATGTGTTCATAACTGTCTTTCTGCACTGACTCAAAGGACTACACATATACAACTCGTCTCTTCATGCCTCCAACGGGTCTCATGCTGAAAACCAGGGTTTTTGTGGAAGTCCGAGCAACTAATCTCACAGAGAGGTAGTTTGAGACTCTTATGAATTATGATATTCATCATAAGGTGGCCTACGATatgataaaaattattattaagctgATATATCACTTTGTTAATTTAATTCTCCCCATAAAGGTTCAATGTTCTGTTGGATCGATGCTATACAACCACAAGTCCTTACCCAGGAAACAACACATCATTTGACCTGTTTGTCGGGTATGTGTGAATACATAAATCTTTGtttcattttcacttttgatCTGAACTTTAGTAAATATGATTGCTAGAGGATGATTCAAATACAAATATGCATCTAAAAGTGATTCCACAGTTCCGTTATATCCAGGGTGTACATACAAACTGATTGCAAACATGACGAAAATTATAGTTAATATAACATAATCTATTGCATTAAACATTTTAGGCAATGCAATTTGAcagcatataaaaaatatatataaatatattttaaaagaaaaatttttccattctttgttgttgttatgtATGTTGAATATTGATGAATAAATTTGTATTGAAACAATAGAAACTGTAGTCTGAAGATAAGTGTTTTATAATTAAGTGCTTAATTTTTGAAATccgattacgtaatccagatctGTTAGTACCCAACATCCTCTGTCATTCTCAGATGCAACCTTGATCCACAAACCATAATGGGTGTGAATGGAGAACAGCAGGTGGCACGCTTCTCGTTCGAGACTTTTCGCTTTGTGGAGCACAGAAACAGGACGGTGTCCACCTTTTATCTGCACTGTGCCACTAGGCTCTGCGAGAGCTCTTTCTGTAGATCCTTACGGCAGGTATAAACACAACCGTATCTGTAACATGGCTAATAAAAACCTCTATATATACTTCACACACTAACTGAagtgtatttaaatgcattttatgatgCATGCATTAGAATTGCACAACTTCCGGAAGGAAGCGCAGGGCTGTCCAGTCAGCTCAGGGAACCTCAGTGAGTGATGTTGCCACAGTGAGCTCTGGGCCAGTCATCACCAAAGTGGACGGTAAGAGCAACCAGCTGTTTGAGAGAAATCATTCAAATGTGCATGAACCAGGGTTTCTGCTGGTCTTAAAAAGCTGTTAGATAACAGCGGAAAGACTTCATCTCATAAATGCCATGCATGcacttgaaaaacaaaacaaaaaaccttcttcagattttttttgtttttccaacACAAATTTCTAAACAtaaacaagatacatttacttgagatgcaaaaaacattgcaaaatgatttttagacaaaaatactgttgattaattattttattatttttcattttatggtCAGAAGGTATAGTAATTTCTAAGTTATTTCCATTATTATAGTGGTTGGGAG includes these proteins:
- the LOC128020646 gene encoding zona pellucida-like domain-containing protein 1; its protein translation is MNQCEWEPDGQCLRSQSIMWPFLLVCQLVLILQSEAQSPCLTHPTFRNPDSSDITVVCGTNRMDLLILLCPMYFYGYNESLVALNGQFGKPECRGTADWTVDPPVVKFQFYITEPYISVCSNKLTITQEIGSGLFSDFSSVQSVNISGAVNTQDLNAGTITYKQEMKYLFSCRYPLQYLVNNTEISVSGVSLAIKDNNGSFISTLRMVLFEDYTYTTRLFMPPTGLMLKTRVFVEVRATNLTERFNVLLDRCYTTTSPYPGNNTSFDLFVGCNLDPQTIMGVNGEQQVARFSFETFRFVEHRNRTVSTFYLHCATRLCESSFCRSLRQNCTTSGRKRRAVQSAQGTSVSDVATVSSGPVITKVDEPFAPVATVYKKLKQDEVVVGVSVAAGVFGGLCFIMLAALIYKIRKDKFTADKSSFFH